In Anguilla rostrata isolate EN2019 chromosome 1, ASM1855537v3, whole genome shotgun sequence, a genomic segment contains:
- the galr1a gene encoding galanin receptor type 1 has protein sequence MDSSALSNLSEGLGNFNITDTATAPKKLLFGIGIDNFITLVIFGLIFTLGVLGNSMVITVLARSKPGKPRSTTNIFILNLSIADLSYLLFCIPFQSTVYILPTWVLGAFICKFIHYFFTVSMLVSIFTLSAMSVDRYIAIVHSRKSSSIRVAKHALIGVVVIWILSFAMAAPVAYYKGIVRGDNGTYCWEEWPDLNQKKVYVVCTFVFGYVLPLLLISFCYAKVLNHLHKKLRNLSKKSEASKKKTAQTVLVVVVVFCLSWLPHHVVHIWAEFGTFPLNQASFVFRVVAHCLAYSNSSVNPIIYAFLSENFRKAYKQVFKCQLSNESPLNDIKEIRSKMDTPPSTNCTNV, from the exons ATGGACTCGTCAGCTTTAAGTAACCTAAGTGAAGGACTGGGGAATTTCAATATAACGGATACGGCGACAGCGCCAAAGAAACTTTTATTTGGGATTGGCATCGACAACTTTATAACGCTTGTAATCTTTGGACTCATATTCACTCTCGGTGTGCTGGGAAACTCCATGGTGATAACGGTCCTCGCCCGGAGTAAACCTGGAAAACCTCGGAGCACCACCAACATATTCATCCTCAACCTCAGCATAGCTGATCTGTCGTACCTTCTGTTCTGCATTCCGTTTCAATCGACTGTGTATATACTCCCGACTTGGGTGCTGGGAGCGTTCATCTGCAAATTCATTCACTACTTTTTCACGGTGTCTATGTTGGTCAGTATATTCACCTTGTCCGCGATGTCGGTGGACCGCTACATCGCCATCGTGCACTCCAGAAAATCGTCGTCGATTCGTGTGGCTAAACATGCTTTGATTGGAGTGGTCGTGATTTGGATTCTGTCGTTTGCCATGGCAGCGCCGGTTGCCTATTACAAGGGCATAGTGAGGGGAGATAACGGTACCTATTGCTGGGAAGAGTGGCCGGATCTGAATCAAAAGAAGGTCTACGTTGTATgcacttttgtttttggttACGTGCTGCCTCTTCTTTTAATTTCGTTTTGTTACGCAAAG GTTTTAAACCATTTGCACAAAAAGCTGAGGAACTTGTCCAAGAAATCGGAAGCGTCAAAGAAGAAG ACTGCCCAGACAGTTctggtggttgtggtggtgtTCTGCTTGTCCTGGCTGCCCCACCATGTGGTTCACATCTGGGCGGAGTTTGGTACCTTCCCCCTCAACCAGGCTTCCTTTGTGTTCCGGGTGGTGGCCCACTGCCTGGCCTACAGCAACTCCTCCGTCAACCCCATCATTTATGCCTTCCTGTCGGAGAACTTTCGGAAGGCCTACAAGCAAGTGTTTAAGTGTCAGCTCAGCAACGAGTCCCCCCTCAATGACATCAAAGAGATAAGGAGCAAAATGGACACACCGCCATCCACCAACTGCACAAATGTCTGA